From Humisphaera borealis, the proteins below share one genomic window:
- the ruvC gene encoding crossover junction endodeoxyribonuclease RuvC, with translation MKILGIDPGLRLTGYGVIDCLGLKSNLIDGGVIRLDTKASIADRLVELETELEAIIAEHKPAACAVEQLYAHVTHPRTSILMGHARGVILLVARRNKLAVHEYAANRIKQAIAGHGHAAKVQMQRAVQLIWNLPEPPNPPDVADALAVALCCGHALTNPVGITKRTARRSPPRRI, from the coding sequence ATGAAGATCCTCGGCATCGATCCCGGCTTGCGGCTGACTGGCTATGGCGTCATTGACTGCCTGGGGCTGAAGTCCAACCTGATCGACGGCGGGGTGATCCGGCTGGATACCAAGGCGTCGATCGCCGACCGGCTGGTGGAGCTGGAAACGGAGTTGGAGGCGATCATCGCCGAGCACAAGCCGGCGGCGTGTGCGGTGGAGCAGTTGTATGCCCACGTGACGCACCCGCGGACGTCGATCCTGATGGGCCATGCCCGAGGCGTGATCCTGCTGGTAGCCAGGCGCAACAAGCTGGCGGTGCACGAGTACGCCGCCAACAGAATCAAGCAGGCGATTGCCGGCCACGGTCACGCGGCGAAGGTGCAGATGCAGCGGGCGGTGCAGTTGATCTGGAATCTCCCCGAGCCGCCCAACCCGCCCGACGTTGCCGACGCACTGGCGGTGGCGCTGTGCTGTGGGCACGCGCTAACGAACCCCGTGGGGATCACGAAGCGGACGGCGAGGCGATCTCCGCCACGCCGGATCTGA